TTAATTTCTTAACTTTAATCGCTAAAACAAAACAAAAGTTCTTATCAAATAAGTTACCCATTCGGTTACCTAATCAATTAAGAAGTACGTAACTTTTTGATTATTAAAAACATAAAGGGAACGGCAGACTTCCTGCCACCCCGACGAACTTAGAAATAGGTTATATCAAAACACTATTAATCATATGATTTTCAGTGTTTTATTGGTTTTTTGACCCTTTAAAGACCAATAAGGGAAATTTCTGAATTACATTCTATGACTTTACGAAGTACTCTCGACTTTTTGAAGCACATCAATTGTTTTCATTGAATTCCATCTTCGAAGTTATTGTCCATCCAAAGAAAAGTTTGTACTTCTTTCCTTTCCTTCCTTAATTTTCGATATCCCTGTAATTTCTTCTTATGTCCCACTTTCCATATTGATTAGCACATTTTAAGGATTTTTTTTAAAAATTAGCGATTCTTTTATGCCCAATCATTAAAAACAGAGACACTTGACCTGTCCTTTAGATTTTGACAATAACCGCCGTCCAAACTATGCGGCCTTATATTTACACGTTTTTGTTTTTGTTTTTAGTTCATTACACCTGTATTCCAAGAACCTCGATAAAAAATATGCAGTTCAGGAACAGGAGTTCACCATTAGTGGCTATGTGAATGAAAGGGGAAGTGAAGAGCTTTTATTAGGTGTTTCCATTTATGTGCCGCAACTACAAAAAGGAACTGTAAGCAATGACTATGGTTTTTATTCCTTAACCCTCCCAAGGGGAAGACATACACTGGTTGTGTCCTATATTGGTTTTTCCACACGGCGGATCAATGTCGATTTAACCGGTAATATTGAGTTGGACATCATTCTAAAACCTAACACAGAACAATTAGACGAAGTAGTGGTGACAGCGGGTTCGCAACTTCAGGAAAGTAAAGTGACACAAATGAGTTCCCTTAAACTAAATCCTGAAATTGTCGAAAATGTTCCTGCCCTGTTGGGTGAAAAGGATGTATTAAAGACATTACAGTTATTGCCTGGAATTAGTGGTGGAACTGAAGGTAGTTCAGGTTTTTTTGTCCGTGGTGGCACACCTGACCAAAATCTTATCATCTTGGACGATGCAGTGGTATACAACAGTAACCATCTTTTTGGTTTCTTTTCCGTTTTTAACGGGGATGCCATAAAATCAGTAGAAGCATTCAAAGGTGGATTTCCCGCACGTTTTGGTGGGAGACTTTCTTCGGTCGTTAAAATTGATATGAAAGATGGGAACAAGGAAAAGTTGACGGGTAAATTCAATATCGGACTCATCTCTTCCTCCCTTTTATTGGAGGGACCTATAAATAAAGGAAAGACCTCTTTTATCTTTAGTGGAAGAAGAACATATGCGGATCTTTTGGCAAAACCTTTCTTGCCGAAAGATGTGAATGCAGGATACTTTTTTATGGACCTCAATTTTAAAATGCACCACATTTTTGATGATGACAACAAGCTCTATTGGAGCAACTATTATGGAGAAGATAGGTTTTTCAGCAATGAACGTTATGATGATGGCGATCGTTTTAAAGCGCGCTTGGATTGGGGGAATATTACCTCTTCCCTGCGTTGGAACCATCGTTTTAGCAATAAGTTTTTTTCCAATACCTCTTTAATATTCAGCAACTTCAAATTCAGAATTTCTCAAGAAGATATATTTGAAGATCAGGAAAACATTTTTCGAACCAGTTCCGGCATCAACGACTACACCCTTAAAAACGACTTCAACTATTACCCAAATCCCGCTCATTCCATACGGTTTGGTGTCTTGGGCACAGTTCATAACTTCACTCCACAGCGCTTGTTTGTGCAAGATTCGTTTTTAGAAAACCAGGATACCGAACAAGTGCTCAATTCCTTTGAAGGGGCCACTTTTATTGAGGATGACTGGAAAGCAACCGAGAAGTTGAATGTCTCGGCCGGACTTCGCTTTAGTTACTTCAAACAAAATGTTACCTCATACAACTATTTAGAACCCAGATTGGGGCTCTCTTACAGGCTTGGTCCTACGTTTGCCGCAAAGGGTTCCTATGCGAACATGAACCAATTTGTCCATTTATTGTCAAGTTCCGGCATTGGGCTTCCCACGGATTTATGGGTATCTGCAACAGATAACGTAAGGCCCCAACGTGCCCAACAATTTGCGTTGGGTGTAGCCAAGGACTTCACGGAAAGTCAATATTCCCTTAGTCTAGAAGGGTATTACAAGACCATGGACGATATTATCGAGTATAAGGAAGGGGCTTCGTTTTTGGTCTTGGACGACTTCGAAACTGCCAAAGAAGTGGATTGGGAAGACAATATTACCGCAGGTAGGGGCTGGGCGTATGGAGCTGAACTTTTGTTTCGAAAAAAGAAAGGGCCCTTTACGGGATGGCTGGGCTATACCTTGGCATGGTCCCAACGTCAATTTGATGAACTGAACCAAGGAAATCGCTTTAATGCGAGGTATGAGCGTAGACATGATATTGCGCTGGTAGGCATTTACAAACCTACCAGAAGAATTACCCTGTCGGCGAATTGGGTATATTCTTCAGGCATAAACTTTACCTTGCCCAATATAGCCAGACTGACCCCTAATACAGATTTACCGATAAGCAATGTTCTGGATCGTTTTGGAAATGGCTTATTTGGTCCCCTAGAAGCCGATGAGTTCACCAACCAAAGAAATAACTTCAGGGGTGAAGCAAACCACCGTTTAGATCTTGGCGTGCAGTTTCATAAAAAAAGGGAGAAAAGTGAACGAACATGGAGTATATCCATATACAATACTTATGCAAGAAAGAATCCCTTTTTCTATTATAACAGTGAAAATAGTGTAGATATAAATGGAGATGGTATTTCCGATGTATTGAGGACTGAACTCAATCGCGTGGCTCTTTTGGTGTTTGTTCCATCCGTTAACTACACTTTAAAATTTTAATGGGATATGAAAAAGCACCTAATACTACTATTTGCGTTATCGATTTTGTTTGGTTGCGAGGATGTTGTGGATAGCGGAGTAGTTGAGATCGATCAAACCATACATATCGCCGGATTCATATCGCCGGAAAATGATACGTTGAGCGTAAACATTTCTAGAGCGTTACCCG
The sequence above is a segment of the Muricauda sp. SCSIO 64092 genome. Coding sequences within it:
- a CDS encoding TonB-dependent receptor encodes the protein MTCPLDFDNNRRPNYAALYLHVFVFVFSSLHLYSKNLDKKYAVQEQEFTISGYVNERGSEELLLGVSIYVPQLQKGTVSNDYGFYSLTLPRGRHTLVVSYIGFSTRRINVDLTGNIELDIILKPNTEQLDEVVVTAGSQLQESKVTQMSSLKLNPEIVENVPALLGEKDVLKTLQLLPGISGGTEGSSGFFVRGGTPDQNLIILDDAVVYNSNHLFGFFSVFNGDAIKSVEAFKGGFPARFGGRLSSVVKIDMKDGNKEKLTGKFNIGLISSSLLLEGPINKGKTSFIFSGRRTYADLLAKPFLPKDVNAGYFFMDLNFKMHHIFDDDNKLYWSNYYGEDRFFSNERYDDGDRFKARLDWGNITSSLRWNHRFSNKFFSNTSLIFSNFKFRISQEDIFEDQENIFRTSSGINDYTLKNDFNYYPNPAHSIRFGVLGTVHNFTPQRLFVQDSFLENQDTEQVLNSFEGATFIEDDWKATEKLNVSAGLRFSYFKQNVTSYNYLEPRLGLSYRLGPTFAAKGSYANMNQFVHLLSSSGIGLPTDLWVSATDNVRPQRAQQFALGVAKDFTESQYSLSLEGYYKTMDDIIEYKEGASFLVLDDFETAKEVDWEDNITAGRGWAYGAELLFRKKKGPFTGWLGYTLAWSQRQFDELNQGNRFNARYERRHDIALVGIYKPTRRITLSANWVYSSGINFTLPNIARLTPNTDLPISNVLDRFGNGLFGPLEADEFTNQRNNFRGEANHRLDLGVQFHKKREKSERTWSISIYNTYARKNPFFYYNSENSVDINGDGISDVLRTELNRVALLVFVPSVNYTLKF